A region of the Salvelinus namaycush isolate Seneca chromosome 13, SaNama_1.0, whole genome shotgun sequence genome:
CGGGCTTCCCCAAGGACATCTCTGAGGTGTTCCCTGGTATCCCTGACCACCTGGACGCCGCCGTGGTGTGTCCCGCTCCCGACTGTGAGGAAGACACCGTCATCTTCTTCAAGGGTGAGTCAATATCTCAATATTGTGTGATCGATCTCGTTGCAAGGAAACTCTCCAAAAACCTATGGAAGATAACAAGGTATTGTAAAGGCTCTGAAAATAGATCGCCACCATGTGGTGGTTTCCGATAGAGGTGCCGGTTTAGAGTATAGCATAGGGTGCGCCCTATGTGTTACCCTATGCTTATTACCAGTCAATACTATTAGCACCGCCAATGCTACTATATCCATTACTACTGTGTGCTAGCCCATTGCTTTACCATTGCTGTTTGTATATATTACATCGATAGTACTAATGTATAGCCAATACTGCTGTTAGTCTgttgtaatatacagtatattacctgtttaTTTTGTTCCGTTACACTACCACTATACACTATCATGTTCACTTCTACCTCGTTCACTTCCTGTTTGTTGTGTGTGCTTGTCATGAGTGTGGCAATAAACATGTGTTCTGGACACTACTGGTCTCCTACTGGTCACTTCCAGTAGGCCCAGATCTGGTCAAGGCGATGGATCCAGGGCTGGCACTGAATCTGGTGGTGTCAGGTCCACGCCGAGCAGATCTGCAAGTACAAGACCAGCATCGGAGTTGAGTCCGGTGACGGCTGGTCCAAGAGCCACACTAGCTGGAGTGTCGTTTGAGGTGCTGGCTTGAGCACCGATGGCTGCAGGTCTGGCTGGCAGTCTGCAGATGGAGGTGGAGCAGGCTGGAGCGCTGGCGACGTCTCGACTTGCTCTGTTTGGTCGCACGGCAGTCTGTAGCACCGGCACCGTCTGTAGCACCGGCACCGTCTGTAGCACCGGCACCGTCTGTAGCACCGGCAACGGCTTATCTGGCTCAGCAGCTGCTCCTGGTAAAATTGTCCTTATCATTTATTCCCAGGCGATGAAATCTACCACTACAATGTGAAGACGAAGAAGGTTGAGGAGAAAAAGTTTGAGGGCATGCCCAACTGCACCAGCGCATTCCGCTTCATGGAGCATTACTACTGTTTCCATGGACACCAGTTCTCCAAGTTCGACCCGAAGACTGGGGAGGTGCACGGGAGGTACCCCAAGGAGGCCCGCGACTACTTCATGAAGTGTTCCAAGTTCGGTGAGTGACAAAAGACAACAGCAAGATTGGGTATGtgtttgagagagcgagagattaagagagagagagaggcggtaaaagagcgagagaaagagtaagagtgggagagagagggagagagagagagagagacagatattaagagagagagagagatattaagagagagagagggggggaagagagggggcaaagagagtgagagagagagaaagtgggagagagaggggggaagagagagagagatagagggggagagagagagaggggggaaagaatgggggcaaagagagcgagagagagagggagagagagggggaagagagtgggggagagagagggagagagagaaggggagagagagggagagagagaaggggagagagagggggagagagagagagagagacagagagggggggaagagagagagagagagagagaggggggaagagagtgggggagaaagagggagagagagagggggagagagagagggagagagagggggggagagagacggggagagtgTGAgcgataacgagagagagagaagttgtaGTCTCCTCATCACACCAAACTTGAGAACGAATAATATCTAACACAAACAGCTCACGCTCCAGTATTGTGTTTCTCCTGCAGGAGACACCACAGACCACATCGAGAGAGAGCGTTGCAGCCGTGTGCACCTGGACGCCATCACCTCTGACGACGCCGGAAACATCTACGCCTTCAGAGGTCAGACCACTGTTACTTCCTGTAGCTGGATGTCTTTACCACATAAAACAGTCAAATTACTGCAATGTTACCACATAAAACAGTCAAATTACTGCAATGTTACCACATAAAACAGTCAAATTACTGCAATGTTACCACATAAAACAGTCAAATTACTGCAATGTTACCACATAAAACAGTCAAATTACTGCAATGTTACCACATAAAACAGTCAAATTACTGCAATATTACCACATAAAACAGTCAAATTACTGCAATATTACCACATATTACAGTCAAATTACAGCAATATTACCACATATTACAGTCAAATTACTGCAATATTACCACATAAAACAGTCAAATTACTGCAATATTACAACATATTACAGTCAAATTACAGCAATATTACAACATATTACAGTCAAATTACTGCTATATTACAACATATTACAGTCAAATTACTGCAATATTACCACATATTACAGTCAAATTATAGCAATATTACAACATATTACAGTCAAATTACTGCAATATTACCACATATTACAGTCAAATTACTGCAATATTACCACATATTACAGTCAAATTACTGCAATATTACCACATATTACAGTCAAATTACTGCAATATTACAACATATTACAGTCAAATTACTGCAATATTACAACATAAAACAGTGACATCACCGCACTACAAACCAATCATCACACTTTTACTGATAAAATGGTCCAATCAATCTTACCAAATTTCTTTGCAAAATGTCAGAATTCCTGCAGAAAAACAAAGCAACTATCACAAACAAATGGCTACGACGTCCTGGAGGGATTGATTGTCTAAGTCCAATTCCGATTGACATTATATCATTACATTGAGCGTTTTGAGATTGCTGTtgtgtttttattatttattttttattaataatATGTTTCTCTTATTTCTCTCCTACTGACCTCTCCTCCCGACCCTTGACCTTTAGGCCACCACTTCCTGGAGCAAGATGCTGGCAATGACACGTGGGCAGCCGGCACCATCGAGAGCGACTTCAAGGAGCTGCACAGCGAGGTGGATGCCATCTTCTCCTATGAAAACCACCTCTACATGATCAAGGTAAGCTACTGTCGTTTGctacagacacgcacgcacgcacgcacgcacgcacgcacgcacgcacgcacgcacgcacgcacgcacacacacacacacacacacacacacacacacacacacacacacacattggacagaAGAAGGCAGATATAAAGAGATCAAGAAGAGATCAGGAGAAGGGATCAGGAAGAGATCAGGAGAAGGGATTTGTTAGTTGGACTCGTAGCAAGACCCTGGATGAGCTCCCGCTCTAACACCAGTGATTCATTGACATATATTTTGACATTCAGCATCGCCTGATTTTCTGAATGAGAGGTAACTCGGTTCCATCAAGCCCCGGTTATATAACAGATTTTCTGAATGAGAGGTAACTGGATCAATCAAGCCCCAGTACATTAGTTGTGGGTTTGATGGTTAATTATAGAACCGTGTTcatgtctgtatctatgtaatgtattgcACCATACACTTTAAATTTTTTTACACATGTACATATTTTAAAACTGGTCAAGAGATAACACAATTAGGTCAATacattatttccattgtggtcccttTATTAAGCtgtcaaataaaatcaatagatcgttcaaataaaaacaaacaaacactgcTCTCATTGTGTGCAGGATGACAATGTGTACGTTTACAAAGTTGGGGAGCCCCACACCCACCTGGACGGGTCTCCCAAACCCTTGAAGGAGGTGCTGGGAGTGGAGGGCCCTATCGACGCTGCCTTCGTGTGTCAGGACCACCACATCGTTCACGTCATTAAAGGTAAACGTGTGAACGATGCTCACCTACGTTATCTACTATATGGGCAATCACTTCGGCCATGTTCAAACGCAACAAATCAACATGGACATACTCAAGGTGCAATACACATGAAGGCCAGTAGATGGGGACATAGTCCCACTGACAGGTACTCCCTGTAACGTGTGTCACTCAGAGATGGGCATAAATGAGAGACGGATGCATTGATTGAGCTTCTCCCTCCCCCATTCCAGGTCAGACAGTCTACGATGTTGACCTGAAGGCCTTTCCACGTGTTCCAGTTAAAGAAGGCTCCTTCACCCTCTTCGACAAGGTGGACGCTGGCATGTGCGGCCCAGAGGGCGTGAAGTTGTTCAAGGGAAACCACTACTTCCACTTTCAGAGCATGAAGGTCATGCTGATGGCCAGGTCTATTCCTGAGGAGCACAAGACAGCCCTGGAGCTGTTTGGCTGTGACCACTAGAGGCTGAGAAAGTAGAGAGAATCAAGTTAtgtacaacaacaacagcagcaacaacagcaacaacaacaacaacagcaacaacaacaacaacaacaacaacaacaacaacaacagcagcaacaacaacaacaacaacaacaacaacaacaacagcaacaacaacaacaacaacaacaacaacagcaacaacaacagcaacaacaacaacaacagcaacaacaacaacaacagcaacaacaacaacaacagcaacaacaacaacaacagcaataacaacaacaaccaaGTGGTTCATCCATCACGTCACTATAGTCATCATGATGTCACTCTCCCCCCCCTTCCTTTAAACTGATGTATCGACTGTCTCCTACCTCCAAAACACATTCCGTTGTCTATTGTTCCTCTTAATAATGTGCTCAGTTTTCCCTATGCGTGAGCCGGTTTCATATATTATTTTTTCTTGTGCTCCCGTCCCAAAAGGTTGACATGGAAAGTTACCGAGGGCGTAAAATCCTTCTGATTAATGTTCTATAGTGTTGTTCTATAATAAAGATAATGACAACACCCAAGAAAACTTGTCTAATTTGACTGGTTTCTATTTCTGTTTATTTCTAATTTTAATAAATACTCTTGTTGAGATTGATTCATATGAAAGATTGTCATAAAGATTCAAGATATTAGTAGAATTATATAGGTGTCAAATGATCCATCACTTTTTATGTCAGATTTTTTTGGTCTATGGACATGGGGAGTCTGTGTAAATTTTCTCCAAGGTCAATTATTGTATGCGTTGTCATCACTGGGCCACATGGGGGTGCTGTAGCCTGGTGAAATCATTGATAGACGGACAATCAGCAAATAAGAATATGTTTATGTTTAGCATAGCTAGTTATCCCTGCATGACTTTTCTGAAAGCTGCGACATTAGCTTTCCGGTGTTTAGTGCATTTGTCTTCAAGTAGTTGATGGAAACCTGTTGTTGGAAGTAGTTGCCCGGAAACCTGACGTTGAATTGCATTAAATTCTACGTCGGGCAGAAATGAGCTTTTTTTAATGAAGAAAGTTTCCTCTCACGACCTCTACAAGCCAGAACgtcctgacttctgcagaggccgtatcaCTGTAAAAgctgcacggccaatgcagacCTCGGATTGAACATTCAGTGCCTTTTAGGATCCTGGTGCACCTGAGCAGGGGTGAGGCAGAGGTACAAATGTACACCCCTGATTGTGTCCCAGATGTATGTCATCACCCACGGGAAGAGAGCCGCCAGTTGAGAACGAGTCTGCACGCATCGCAAGGGGCAACGTCACAGACCTGGCCAAACTGACCGTCGCTAGGGGCAACGTAACAGACCTGGCCAAACTGACCGTCGCTAGGGGCAACGTAACAGACCTGGCCAAACTGACCATCGCTAGGGGCAACGTCACAGATCTGGTCAAACTGACCATCGCTAGGGGCAACGTCACAGATCTGGTCAAACTGACCGTCGCTAGGGGCAACGTCACAGACCTGGCCAAACTGACCGTCTACATCTACAACCATGACAACATCATCTTCCCCGGGGGCTTTGTTgaggcaaatcaaatcaaatgtatttatatagcccttcttacatcagctgatatctcaaagtgctgtacagaaacccagcctaaaaccccaaacagtaagcaatgcaggtgtagaagcactgtggctaggaaaaactccctagaaaggccaaaacctaggaagaaacctagaggaacctaGAGGCAGCCAAGAACCTGTAGCTGGGACAGCTTTGTGTTAAAAGGTCAGTCTGGGATTGGTATATCCATTTACATAAGCTTTCTTCAATTCATTATTTTGTAAACAATGTCATTGTAAACAAACAGTGTCTAGCCTCACAACACGGTTAAAACTatcctctcatagatgattagtcgctgtatcacagttaaaactaacatctcatagatgattagtcgctgtatcacagttaaaactatcctctcatagatgattagtcgctgtatcacagttaaaactaacatctcatagatgattagtcgctgtatcacagttaaaactatcatctcatagatgattagtcgctgtatcacagttaaaactaacatctcatagatgattagtcgctgtatcacagttaaaactatcatctcatagatgattagtcgctgtatcacagttaaaactaacatctcatagatgattagtcgctgtatcacagttaaaactatcatctcatagatgattagtcgctgtatcacggttaaaactatcatctcatagatgattagtcgctgtatcacagttaaaactatcctctcatagatgattagtcgctgtatcacagttaaaactatcatctcatagatgattagtcgctgtatcacagttaaaactatcctctcatagatgattagtcgctgtatcacagttaaaactatcatctcatagatgattagtcgctgtatcacagttaaaactaacatctcatagatgattagtcgctgtatcacagttaaaactaacatctcatagatgattagtcgctgtatcacagttaaaactaacatctcatagatgattagtcgctgtatcacagttaaaactatcatctcatagatgattagtcgctgtatcacggttaaaactatcatctcatagatgattagtcgctgtatcacagttaaaactatcatctcatagatgattagtcgctgtatcacagttaaaactatcctctcatagatgattagtcgctgtatcacagttaaaactaacatctcatagatgattagtcgctgtatcacagttaaaactatcctctcatagatgattagtcgctgtatcacagttaaaactaacatctcatagatgattagtcgctgtatcacagttaaaactatcctctcatagatgattagtcgctgtatcacagttaaaactatcctctcatagatgattagtcgctgtatcacagttaaaactaacatctcatagatgattagtcgctgtatcacagttaaaactatcatctcatagatgattagtcgctgtatcacggttaaaactatcctctcatagatgattagtcgctgtatcacggttaaaactatcctctcatagatgattagtcgctgtatcacggttaaaactatcatctcatagatgattagtcgctgtatcacggttaaaactatcatctcatagatgattagtcgctgtatcacagttaaaactatcctctcatagatgattagtcgctgtatcacagttaaaactaacatctcatagatgattagtcgctgtatcacagttaaaactatcctctcatagatgattagtcgctgtatcacggttaaaactatcatctcatagatgattagtcgctgtatcacggttaaaactatcatctcatagatgattagtcgctgtatcacggttaaaactaacatctcatagatgattagtcgctgtatcacagttaaaactatcctctcatagatgattagtcgctgtatcacggttaaaactatcatctcatagatgattagtcgctgtatcacggttaaaactatcatctcatagatgattagtcgctgtatcacggttaaaactatcatctcatagatgattagtcgctgtatcacggttaaaactatcatctcatagatgattagtcgctgtatcacggttaaaactatcatctcatagatgattagtcgctgtatcacggttaaaactatcatctcatagatgattagtcgctgtatcacagttaaaactatcatctcatagatgattagtcgctgtatcacggttaaaactatcatctcatagatgattagtcgctgtatcacagttaaaactaacatctcatagatgattagtcgctgtatcacagttaaaactaacatctcatagatgattagtcgctgtatcacagttaaaactatcctctcatagatgattagtcgctgtatcacggttaaaactatcctctcatagatgattagtcgctgtatcacagttaaaactatcctctcatagatgattagtcgctgtatcacggttaaaactatcctctcatagatgattagtcgctgtatcacagttaaaactatcctctcatagatgattagtcgctgtatcacggttaaaactatcatctcatagatgattagtcgctgtatcacagttaaaactatcctctcatagatgattagtcgctgtatcacagttaaaactaacatctcatagatgattagtcgctgtatcacagttaaaactaacatctcatagatgattagtcgctgtatcacagttaaaactatcctctcatagatgattagtcgctgtatcacggttaaaactatcctctcatagatgattagtcgctgtatcacagttaaaactatcatctcatagatgattagtcgctgtatcacagttaaaactatcctctcatagatgattagtcgctgtatcacggttaaaactatcatctcatagatgattagtcgctgtatcacggttaaaactatcctctcatagatgattagtcgctgtatcacagttaaaactatcctctcatagatgattagtcgctgtatcacagttaaaactatcctctcatagatgattagtcgctgtatcacggttaaaactatcatctcatagatgattagtcgctgtatcacggttaaaactatcctctcatagatgattagtcgctgtatcacggttaaaactatcatctcatagatgattagtcgctgtatcacggttaaaactatcatctcatagatgattagtcgctgtatcacggttaaaactatcttctcatagatgattagtcgctgtatcacagttaaaactatcatctcatagatgattagtcgctgtatcacagttaaaactatcctctcatagatgattagtcgctgtatcacggttaaaactatcatctcatagatgattagtcgctgtatcacggttaaaactatcttctcatagatgattagtcgctgtatcacggttaaaactatcatctcatagatgattagtcgctgtatcacggttaaaactatcatctcatagatgattagtcgctgtatcacggttaaaactatcttctcatagatgattagtcgctgtatcacagttaaaactatcatctcatagatgattagtcgctgtatcacagttaaaactatcttctcatagatgattagtcgctgtatcacagttaaaactatcatctcatagatgattagtcgctgtatcacagttaaaactatcatctcatagatgattagtcgctgtatcacagttaaaactaacatctcatagatgattagtcgctgtatcacagttaaaactatcctctcatagatgattagtcgctgtatcacagttaaaactatcatctcatagatgattagtcgctgtatcacagttaaaactaacatctcatagatgattagtcgctgtatcacagttaaaactatcctctcatagatgattagtcgctgtatcacagttaaaactatcctctcatagatgattagtcgctgtatcacagttaaaactatcctctcatagatgattagtcgctgtatcacagttaaaactatcctctcatagatgattagtcgctgtatcacagttaaaactatcatctcatagatgattagtcgctgtatcacagttaaaactaacatctcatagatgattagtcgatgtatcacagttaaaactaacatctcatagatgattagtcgctgtatcacggttaaaactaacatctcatagatgattagtcgctgtatcacagttaaaactaacatctcatagatgattagtcgctgtatcacagttaaaactatcctctcatagatgattagtcgctgtatcacagttaaaactatcatctcatagatgattagtcgctgtatcacagttaaaactaacatctcatagatgattagtcgctgtatcacagttaaaactaacatctcatagatgattagtcgctgtatcacagttaaaactatcctctcatagatgattagtcgctgtatcacagttaaaactatcctctcatagatgattagtcgctgtatcacagttaaaactatcatctcatagatgattagtcgctgtatcacagttaaaactaacatctcatagatgattagtcgctgtatcacagttaaaactatcatctcatagatgattagtcgctgtatcacggttaaaactaacatctcatagatgattagtcgctgtatcacagttaaaactaacatctcatagatgattagtcgctgtatcacagttaaaactatcctctcatagatgattagtcgctgtatcacagttaaaactatcatctcatagatgattagtcgctgtatcacagttaaaactaacatctcatagatgattagtcgctgtatcacagttaaaactaacatctcatagatgattagtcgctgtatcacagttaaaactaacatctcatagatgattagtcgctgtatcacagttaaaactatcatctcatagatgattagtcgctgtatcacagttaaaactatcatctcatagatgattagtcgctgtatcacagttaaaactaacatctcatagatgattagtcgctgtatcacagttaaaactaacatctcatagatgattagtcgctgtatcacagttaaaactatcctctcatagatgattagtcgctgtatcacagttaaaactatcctctcatagatgattagtcgctgtatcacagttaaaactatcatctcatagatgattagtcgctgtatcacagttaaaactatcatctcatagatgattagtcgctgtatcacagttaaaactaacatctcatagatgattagtcgctgtatcacagttaaaactaacatctcatagatgattagtcgctgtatcacagttaaaactaacatctcatagatgattagtcgctgtatcacagttaaaactatcatctcatagatgattagtcgctgtatcacagttaaaactatcctctcatagatgattagtcgctgtatcacggttaaaactatcatctcatagatgattag
Encoded here:
- the LOC120058545 gene encoding hemopexin-like produces the protein MKLLSQTLCLCLVLALSHAHHHAGHQDGGDEGHEGHDHAHHAGVMLDRCQGLEMDAVAVTEEGIPYFFKGDHVFKGFHGKAELSNKSFVELDDHHHLEHVDAAFLMHFPDKPTEHDHIFFMLDTKVFSYYKHQLETGFPKDISEVFPGIPDHLDAAVVCPAPDCEEDTVIFFKGDEIYHYNVKTKKVEEKKFEGMPNCTSAFRFMEHYYCFHGHQFSKFDPKTGEVHGRYPKEARDYFMKCSKFGDTTDHIERERCSRVHLDAITSDDAGNIYAFRGHHFLEQDAGNDTWAAGTIESDFKELHSEVDAIFSYENHLYMIKDDNVYVYKVGEPHTHLDGSPKPLKEVLGVEGPIDAAFVCQDHHIVHVIKGQTVYDVDLKAFPRVPVKEGSFTLFDKVDAGMCGPEGVKLFKGNHYFHFQSMKVMLMARSIPEEHKTALELFGCDH